The Dissulfuribacter thermophilus nucleotide sequence TGCTGAGTAAAAAACATTGCTTGGTAAGACTGATCTCTCGATTGTCCAGTTCAACCATGGCCTTTCTCTTCTTATGGCTCACAGAAGACCGAACTTTCTGGCTAAAAAATCCCGTTCCACCTTTAGTTGTCCTATCTTCTGATAGAGTTGGTCCAGAAGAACCTGCTGCTCTTTTTCTTTCCTCTGAGAGTGGTCAAATACCACAGAGGCATTTGCTAGCATCTGCCTTTTCCACTGCCTCACCTGCCCAGGATGAACCTCAAACCTAGAAGCTATCTGATTGGTGGTCTCCTTCTCGCTTAATGGCTGCCATAGTAACCTTGGCCTTGAACTCTGAGGTGTACTTCTTCCTTGCCATCTTTTGTCTCCTTTCACTGCTTTACTTGTTACTCCTTATAGTGAAAGCGAACAATACTACCTGTCAAAAAAGGGGGACCACCTCAATGATCATAGACCAGAGGCGGCATCACTGCTCAATTTGGCTGCACTATGTCAGAGATGCCATAACCGGCATGACGCAAAAATGAGGGCGGAACACAGGAGGAATGAATGAAGAAGTATCAAATGTCAGTAAGCTGCTCTACCTTCAACCCAAGCGTTTTGGCCAGCTTTTCAAGGGTCTCTGACCTCAGGTTGTCGCTGCGTTCCATCTGGGAAAGGGCAGCCTGGGATATACCAGCCCGCTTTGCCACTTCCGCTTGGGTAAGGCCAAGATATTTGCGCCATGCTCTCAAAAGATTCCAGCCATTCTTGATGACCAGGCCAACCACTTCATGGGGGATAGTAGGCTCATTATCCGTGTCGTCCTCGCCGAGAAGACGCAAATATTCATCGTATGGTAAAACAGCAAACAAAGGTACGCCATCTTTACGGATAATCTGGACATCAGGAATATGTGCGCTCATTTCTTTTTTTAACCTCCTTTATCAGGACAATTTTCAAAGAATCAGTAAAAAACACACGCCAATGGCCAACGCGCAACCTGAAAAGATTTGTGGCCTTCACCTTTTTCACATTGGAAACATTCGGAAAATTTTTGAGTTCAGTAACAGCATCATAAATTCGATTTCTGATGCCAATATCCTTGATTTTACGAAGCTACCTCAATGCCTTTGGCGTCCATTCAATCCTCTTCATATTTATATTTTAACTTATAATATAAGTTTTTCAATGTTTGAACATATCTTTGTTGTCAACAAATAGACTTGTCCGGTTTTATAGCAAATAAACTGTCCTCTTTTTCTTAGGGAACCGCCAAAACCAAACTTTTCTTCATCAGGCCTGAAACAGATTGTCAAGGTGCCACGCATTCCTTTTTCTCCTCTATAAGACTTCCATCTGGATTGTATGCGGCCGACTTGCGAGGCCCGTGGAATATAGCAAGACTGCCGTCTGGATAACTGTGTATCCATACCTTGGCCTTTACATAATGGCATCTGTAGGGTGTTTGAGGAATTTGGAGCGTTAGTCCTTTGAACTGCACACAGTTATCGTTGTTTACTGTTCTTTCATGCTGTTCACAGAGAATATCCTTTAAATTCTGAACTATCCAAGGCACAAATGCCGTCTCCTCAAGAGCAGGCTTTACAGAAAATTCTTCATTATAGTAAGGCCCTTTCTATTCAGCCTCTAGCCTCAGGAGAGTAGGAGGGGGTCATCTGAATGCCAAGCTGCCTCATGGCACGGCCAAACTGGGTAAGATGGTTCTTGTCTAGTTTTCCTCCTGCCTCTGGAGTGTACCAGTAATGACTGCCTCTATCGGTATATAGAGATGAAAAAAGCCCTTTCTTCTCTAGAACCTCACTTACTCCAAAAAAACTGCCCCTCCAAACCCATCTCCTCATAGCGACTTATGTACCTCCGAAACGTCCTGACACTGACTCCTAAAATCCGTGCCGCCTCCTCCTGGATAAGCTCTCTCCTCTTCCATAAACAATAACTCTCTTCAAATCTCATCAACCTGACCTCCTGTAATATTTCTGTCCGTCTCATATGTGTCCCTCCTAAAAGCACATATGAAACCGGACAATTTATTTGCTATAAAGGAGGACAGTTTATTTGTCCGTAACAGCCAAGAGCACCCTTGACAATCCGTATATAAATTTGCTATGAGGAGAATAGGAGGTTTTTAAAAAGGGTTTTCTCATGGCAACC carries:
- a CDS encoding helix-turn-helix domain-containing protein translates to MSAHIPDVQIIRKDGVPLFAVLPYDEYLRLLGEDDTDNEPTIPHEVVGLVIKNGWNLLRAWRKYLGLTQAEVAKRAGISQAALSQMERSDNLRSETLEKLAKTLGLKVEQLTDI
- a CDS encoding type II toxin-antitoxin system RelE family toxin, whose translation is MKKVKATNLFRLRVGHWRVFFTDSLKIVLIKEVKKRNERTYS
- a CDS encoding helix-turn-helix domain-containing protein: MRRTEILQEVRLMRFEESYCLWKRRELIQEEAARILGVSVRTFRRYISRYEEMGLEGQFFWSK